The Amycolatopsis tolypomycina region ACGGGGCCGCCGCGACCCGGTCGCACTCGGCCCGCACCGCTTTCGCTGCGTACGCACTCGGGGCGGCTACGGCCTTCTCGGTTCGCCCCGAGTTGCCCGCAGGCGGGAGTTTGACGCTGGCCTGGATCAGCCACCCCGGCAGCGGCGGGCCGTCGGTGTCGTCGAGCAGCTCGTAGGCCCCGTCCTCGCGGACACTGCCGGGGGCGAGGGCGTAGCCGCCCCAGCCGCGGGTGTCCACATGCCCCGCGATCCACTTGACGGTCGAGCCGAGCCGCACCCCGGGCGGCACCGGGTACCACAGCTGGCGCCCGCCGCTGGGGGTCGAGGTGGTCCACGTGTACGGCAGCGGCCCGCCCGCACCGCGGCGAGGGCTTGCAGCTCTTCCCAGCCGTCGGGGCCGGCCGGTTCGTCGGGCTTGCGGACGTCGCAGTCGATGACGTGCCAGCCGGACTTGCCCGGGAACACCGCGACGTTGTACGGGGCCGTCGCCCACACCCGCGTGATCGTCTCCGGGTCGGTGGTGGCCAGCGACTCCGGCGTCACGTGCTCCGCCGCGCACGGGCCCCGGCCGGGGCAGGTGTCCTTGCGGTGCCAGGCGGGCGGCCACTTGCGGTTCGGCATGATCGGGAACACCGCCCACCCTCTGCCAGCCATGGCCAGCGCGACCCGTTCCAGTGCGGCGCGTTGGGCATCGCTCATGCGTCGATCTCCTTTCGCCAGTCGGGCCGGGGGTCCCAGGCCGCGACGTCGTGCAGGTGCACCCGAAACGCCCGCGCCAGCGCCTCGGCCAGCCGGTCCACATCGGACGGCGGCTCTTTCGCGGCGCGCAGCAGCCGCACCAGGGCGGGGCAGGTGGCCGAGGCGTAGAACTCGCGGGCGTTCCACGCCCCGGCCACCGTCCGCCCGGCGCGGCGGGCGGTGGTGGTGTCGGCGCCGGTGTGCTCGGTCAGCCACGCGGCGACCTCGGCCGCGCTGTACTTCTCCTTGCCCGCCACCGCCGATCACCCCGGCCTACGTGCCGTGCGGACCGGCGGGGCGGCGAAAGGCGGTGGTCCAGCCGGTGAGCCAGTTGTGGATGACGAACCGGTCCTGGCGCAGGTCGTGGGCGATCGCGGCGAGGGTGGGCATCTGGTCGAAGTCGGTGAAGGCCAGCACGCCCGGTTCGTGGTAGACCTGCGCGGGGCCGTCGGGCTGCGGCCGGGCGGAGATCAGCTCGGCCGGCCAGCCGCACCACACCTGACCCTTGCTCAGCACCCGGTTGATGACCTCATCCGGCGAGTGCACCCGGGCGGCAGGGTCGTAGCCCTCGCGCAGCCCGAGCGCCAGCAGCATGCACGAGCGGGCGTCCTGGCCCCGGCTGAGCCAGGTGCCGCGGGCGGCGAGTGCGGCGGCGGCGCGTTCGCAGTCGGCGATGCCCGGGGTGCCGTGGGTGCGGCTGGGGTCGCGCACCAGCAGCAGCGACGAGGTGATCCCGTTGGTGCTGCGGGCGTAGGCGGTCAGCGGGACGCCGGTGTCCTGCGACACCGCCGCGATCTCCTCGACCACGTCGGCGATCGGGAAGAACGGCTCTGCGCTGAGCAGCTCGTGCACCCACACCCCGGGTGCGTTGACGGCTACGACGTAGGGCTGGCGAACGTCACTTGTTCTCCCCTTTCTGCGCGGCTTCCCGCTGCTGGCGTTCGATCTCTTCCTGCTGACGCTGCAGCTCGCGGTGCAGGCACCGAGTCGTTGGTGGTCATGCCGCCACCGCCAGCACAGGCAGCAGCGCGGCGTGGGTGCGGCGCGGGATCGCGCCGGCGGCCTGGTCGACGGCGCGCCAGATGACAACCGGGAACGCGCCGTCCTCGCCGGGGCGGCCAGGCGCGTGGGTGCGCCGTCGCGGCCGGGGTGGGTGTAGGCGAACCAGCGCAGCCGGAACACCGCCGCGTCGGCCCGGTCCGGGACCAGCCCGCCGGGCGCGGCGGCGCGGATCAGGCCGAGCGCGGCCGCGGGGGGTGACCCGACGGCGAGCACGGCACCGTCCGCGCGGTGAGCACGGCCGGGCGCGCACCCCGAGGCAGGCGTAGGCGTCGGTGCCCGACAGGTCGGGCGAGGCAGGAACATGGCGAAGCTCCTTTGCAGTCAACGAAGTGGGGCCGCCGGGCCGCGCGGGGCAATCAGGTGGCCGGCCGCGCAGCCCGGCGAAGACAGCGGCAGCGCCGGGCCCTGCCGGGCCGACACCCCGGCAGGGC contains the following coding sequences:
- a CDS encoding bifunctional DNA primase/polymerase, whose amino-acid sequence is MGDGPVQRRGVPGQVRLARHRLRRPQARRTGRPRRLGRAASPRRGAGGPLPYTWTTSTPSGGRQLWYPVPPGVRLGSTVKWIAGHVDTRGWGGYALAPGSVREDGAYELLDDTDGPPLPGWLIQASVKLPPAGNSGRTEKAVAAPSAYAAKAVRAECDRVAAAPSGQRNKALSTAAYALGQLVGARLLDKDYARAELRAAVAAWNTPDSAVKDDGVIETALAAGEGNPRRITPRQGTRRAA